One region of Dysidea avara chromosome 1, odDysAvar1.4, whole genome shotgun sequence genomic DNA includes:
- the LOC136241511 gene encoding myosin-11-like, protein MELSGHREVYPLIYRCIDIKQWRLLAQSLDLPVTGTSSDLQVMVEGKLKELEQDPANVELVMKEVSGGLQRLELHDEGGAFLEVSVPDRRPTLAPVSSCPSLASSRESVLDELTDTRLHEALENANAEVCSLRQLSEKQRLALMECKCLLSDTEEKATELALKNQQLTKLLAETEARETELALENQQLTESLARTEEKLTKLVFEREQLGKHSSDSGKHSSDSKVERLKHELLQATEKDNELEFL, encoded by the exons ATGGAGCTTTCAGGCCACAGAGAAGTTTATCCTCTGATTTATAGGTGTATTGACATTAAACAATGGCGTTTATTGGCTCAATCTTTAGATTTACCTGTCACTGGAACCAGCTCTGACCTTCAAGTCATGGTGGAAGGGAAACTAAAGGAACTGGAGCAGGATCCTGCAAATGTGGAACTAGTAATGAAGGAAGTTTCAGGTGGACTACAGAGGTTAGAGCTACATGATGAAGGTGGAGCATTCCTTGAAGTTTCAGTGCCAGATAGACGCCCAACTTTAGCTCCTGTTAGTTCTTGTCCCTCATTGGCAAGCTCAAGGGAGAGTGTGTTGGATGAACTTACTGACACAAGATTACATGAAGCCTTGGAGAATGCCAATGCTGAAGTTTGCTCACTTAGACAGTTGTCAGAGAAACAGAGGTTAGCTTTAATGGAGTGTAAGTGTTTGCTTTCAGACACTGAGGAGAAAGCAACAGAGCTGGCCCTTAAGAATCAGCAGCTGACCAAGCTACTTGCCGAGACTGAGGCGAGAGAGACAGAGCTGGCTCTTGAGAACCAGCAGCTTACAGAATCACTTGCTAGAACTGAGGAAAAGTTGACTAAATTAGTTTTTGAACGTGAACAGTTAGGAAAACATTCTTCAGATTCCGGAAAACATTCTTCAGATTCCAAAGTGGAACGTCTTAAACATGAACTCCTACAGGCTACG GAGAAGGACAATGAACTAGAGTTTCTATAG